The Lathyrus oleraceus cultivar Zhongwan6 chromosome 5, CAAS_Psat_ZW6_1.0, whole genome shotgun sequence genome includes the window CAAATGAAAAGAGTGGCTAATAACTAACAGTTCACAAAGTGGTTAATGACTAAATATACACTTAGGTTCATTTTTAAGGTAAAAAACAACGCTAAAATGACCAATAAAAACTCAACCAGAGAAAGGAGGGAGATAAAATTCAGGCAAGCATGCTTGAGAGAAAACTACAATACAGTCAAAAACattaatttaatgtattattaTTACTATATCTGAAAAATAACCATTCACTCATTCTTGCAGAAATTAAAAACCATTCACTCATTTATGTATTATTATTACTATATCTGAAAAATAACCATTCACCCATTCTTGCAGAAATTAAAAACATCAACACAGTTTGAATTTAAAACAGTACAGAGAGAAAAAAAAGTACCTTCACATTAACAAAACTAGATTGAATACCCATGAATTTCTATTTCAGATTATGAATGACTTTGGCTCATTCTGCCATCTTATCTTCTTCCTCCttctcatcatcatcatcatcatcatcatctctCAGTTCAAGATCATCAAGCTCAGCCAGCAACTCATTGAATGGAACAGAAGGCAGCTCTTCACCATCAGCAACAGATGTCGCCTCAGATGGCTGATAATCTTTATTTTGGTATAAAGATATGTTGAACCGCAACTCAGGGTTTTCTTCAATGTCTTTCAAGAATTGTTCATATTCTGAGGCCATCTTATCTTCATTAACCTTCTCATCAACTTCCATGACAAGTGACTTAAGCTTCCATGCACGAGGCTTCGGGCGTCGCTTCTGGCGTTTCTCTTCATAACTCTTCTTTATCAAAACCACTTCAGGAACATAACCTCTGTAATTGTCCAATTCCATGTCATTAGTGTTAGCACTATACAAGTCATAACCAAGTGCCAAGTCACCAGGCTTTAAAAGATGGCCCAAGTGAGTTTTGATATTGAACATTATGTCATTCTTTCCGAAATCCGACACACGAGCCACTTGAGCATCAGCTAAAACATATTTCGTGCCACCAACGATGACCTCAGATGAAACAGGCTCAATATCCAACACGATATATTCGACTAACTGTCTGCTAGTAAGTAAGGACTTAAAGGATGTCCTCCAATACTGATCAGCGTCTAAGAAACCGAATTTCAGGGTATGTggatcaagcaaagcaatgcTGTTAGTAACCTTAGTGCAAATCACAATAGGACCGATATTTCCCAAGGTTCCAGCCGCTTTAGGAGGCAAACAAATCAAATCCTCGCGACAAATGGGACTGATTTCAACAGAGAATGTGTACTTATAATTATAAATACTACTCTTTACATCATGAGAAACAAGCTGCTTATCACTACGGCTCCTTATCGGAGATACTTTCCCTATAAATTCAACAAACTTGTTACCATGACTTCGACTGGTGAAATAGAAATCAATACCATGATCCATCTGTTTGATTCGGACAGCACGAGCTGCAGCACCGTGCTTCAGAATCAGCTGCTCCAAATAAAAGAAAGTCCGCCGATGAGAGACATGCTGCCTGAGTTGCACAGCAGCAACCCACTGATCAGGATTCGCCGCAACCTTCGAACAAGATTCACACATGTGATCCTGTTGAACATACTCGACAAGATAAGACTGTTCCAAAATCGCGCCATGATAAACCTCCTTCTGAACACTGACCTTAACTTTAACCCTCTTGGAATGTGGCTCAGTCCAAATAAACTCAGCATTTACCAACTTAGCTTTGTTGATATTCATATTCTTCTGCAACCTTTTCAAGCAAAATGTCAAGAGCTCCTTCGATTCTAATTGAAGTTTGACCCATGTTCTTGGTGGCTGCAAGTAACTCTCGCAATCAGGGCAATGAACAAGCACGAGACGCTTGAGTAACCCTTCGGTGATATCAACTTCGGAGCGCAAACACTTAACACACATATTGGCTGCATTTGGTTGCATTGGAATCCCACATTTGCAACACAAAACACTGCCAATTGTTCGTTGAACAGTGAACATGCCAGTTTCTCCAGCCATCTCTAATAAACCCTAGTATTTAAATCAAACcaataatcaaattaaaaaacATAAGAATACATACAGAAATCAACCCTAATACTTAAATCAATAGAATATAGACAGTTAGTTGCGGCCAATAGAGGCGCAATCGAGGCGGTGCGGAACGGAACGTCAGCTGCCTGCTACAGCGATGTTAGGTGAGGCACACATCACTATGGCGGTTGCCTCGGATGTTTTTCAAGAAAACAAAACAGTGCATGTAGCTGCCGTCGAAGAGTTTCGCGACTGCTATAACGAAGATTGATTGAAAAAAAAAGGAAGAGAGAGAGACCTGAAGAATCAAAGTGGAAGCAGGAGGTATGGTGAAGAAGAAATGAAAAACCACGATACGAAGGAGATGAATCAGCGGCGTGTTTGATTTACGGTGGCTGCCGAAAATTTTGCTAGGTTTACAATAAATTGTTAATATgtgtttattttttatttttttttggcTTAAGTGAATCATGATGGGCTTCATTAAAATGATTGATTTGGACTTGGAGTTCGGATTTTATTCGATGGGCCTCGTTATAGGAATCTGTCGAGCATTTAACCTTTCACCCCATTTAAATCTAGCACCCTCCAAATTCAATTTAATGAATGGACTATATTAATCttataaattttttaattattttttaaaattcaCTTTGGACTTTTATAGAAAATCTTGAAAAAATTAAGGTTTCTAttagaaaattttaaatttcttGGACAATTCTTTATATTTTTACTAGGAATTTCATAAATTTCTGTATTTTTACATGTATTTTTATTGAAAAGTTCATAATTCCCGATATTTATTTATTACAAGGCATCGGAAATTTCAGAATTTCCAGTAGTTCAAAAAAGTTTGAATTTTATCAAAAATTTTAGAATTTCAGGTGATGTGGAGGAAATTTCAAAATTAGCGGTAGTTAATtgaatttttttgttttttcattttgtAGTGAAGACCAGGGGAAAGGACGGAATCGTTGCAGGCAGGGCCACAAATACAGCGGCAGCCTAGTTAGGGCTATTGAGACATAGTCTTCCTAACTATGGACTGGATGAGTAGTTTCAATCGATTCACACTGGAAACAGTTGGTTGAGCAGCTGCAGTTTCGCGCACCCTATAGCATCCGCCAAGCGGTGAGATTAGACAAGCAGCCCAAAGATGATGTTGAGGTTATTCATGCTCAAGAGGTGCATGGTTATGTTGTTCATGATCCAGCGATCGAGATGGATGCGATACATGTTGTTGACTGATGAGGTGGGCGAGATAGGTGCCCTGTTATTGATGAGGTGGCTACCACTAGTTCGGCCCCTAGTGCTACTGCTGATACAAAGTTTATGGCTCCTGCTTTGACGTAGCCATCTATTCACATTGATGGAGAGTTCCTGGGAGGACCCAATATTCGATGGGTGCTTACCGAGTATGGTGACGATTATGACAGGGAGAGGTATATACATTTTATGTTtaactttaatttatttattattgttcCATGATGTGTTGAAAGCTAACTGATAATTTTTTAAACTTTGTTTGTTACAGGACTATCTCCCTCTGAAGGTGACATCCCACGAGTCGAAGATGAAGAACTTCCCTAAGAGTCTGATGCTTAAGCAGGCCATGCGAATTGTACATGATTTTAGTCTCCTTTCATTTGTCGACTACTCATTCACCATGTTTGACGCTTCACTTATGTCTGCTTTTGTTGAGCAATGGCACAAGGAAACATATTTCTTTCACCTTCCATTTGGGGAGATGATTATCACATTGGATGATGTCTCATTCTTGTTCCATCTCCCCATCGCTGGTAGATTCTTCACCACTCTTGTTATTAGCTAGACACTTGTATCTATGGTGGATGTACAAGATTTAGGAGTTACTGGGGAGGTCGTGATGGATGAGTTTAATTTTAATAGGGGAGTTCACCTTCTGATGTCTTCGCTTTGGTGTAGGTACAACGAGCTTGTGGAGGCATAAGTGTATGATGTTGCCTCTAGGGTGTACATGCTACATCTTGTAGCATATACTCTCTTTGTGGATAAGCGTCATGTTTATATTGACACTCGTACATGTGGTTGTTCAGTAGCCTTGATGGTACCAGTTGGGCTTGGGGTGCGTTGCATTGACCATCTTATATGTAGTACTTGGAGTTGTGATTACCTTTGAGACCAGACAATTTGCTAGTTATTTGAGTTTATTCCATATATACTTGAAATTCTTATTTGTAGTTTATTCAATTGTTATGAATAACATTTCTTGATCATTATTTATATTGTTTGTGTTCTTTCATCGATGTTGGATATACGAGCATTTCCCCACCATCTATGATAGGAGGGTGTAGTATACCCCTGCAGAGCGCCCCACGGGCGAGAAGATGGAAGACCAGACAAGCACATATAGGTGGTGTTGCGGAGTACGGAAGGAGGTTTGATGCGCTGACTATAGATGATGTTATATGGAAATCATACACAGGTCACATAGTCCACCGTGAGTTTGATGTGtcttttttatt containing:
- the LOC127083760 gene encoding uncharacterized protein LOC127083760, encoding MIHLSQKKIKNKHILTIYCKPSKIFGSHRKSNTPLIHLLRIVVFHFFFTIPPASTLILQGLLEMAGETGMFTVQRTIGSVLCCKCGIPMQPNAANMCVKCLRSEVDITEGLLKRLVLVHCPDCESYLQPPRTWVKLQLESKELLTFCLKRLQKNMNINKAKLVNAEFIWTEPHSKRVKVKVSVQKEVYHGAILEQSYLVEYVQQDHMCESCSKVAANPDQWVAAVQLRQHVSHRRTFFYLEQLILKHGAAARAVRIKQMDHGIDFYFTSRSHGNKFVEFIGKVSPIRSRSDKQLVSHDVKSSIYNYKYTFSVEISPICREDLICLPPKAAGTLGNIGPIVICTKVTNSIALLDPHTLKFGFLDADQYWRTSFKSLLTSRQLVEYIVLDIEPVSSEVIVGGTKYVLADAQVARVSDFGKNDIMFNIKTHLGHLLKPGDLALGYDLYSANTNDMELDNYRGYVPEVVLIKKSYEEKRQKRRPKPRAWKLKSLVMEVDEKVNEDKMASEYEQFLKDIEENPELRFNISLYQNKDYQPSEATSVADGEELPSVPFNELLAELDDLELRDDDDDDDDEKEEEDKMAE